In Chitinophaga varians, the following are encoded in one genomic region:
- a CDS encoding DMT family protein, which yields MRTVILLLVSNTFMTFAWYGHLKHQDTALWKVILISWGIAFFEYCFMVPANRYGAQEGFNGFQLKTIQEVITLTVFSVFAVFFLKEPLRWNYLVSFVFLIGAVYFMFKK from the coding sequence ATGCGCACGGTTATCCTGCTACTTGTTTCCAATACTTTTATGACTTTCGCCTGGTACGGGCATCTTAAACATCAGGACACGGCTCTGTGGAAGGTGATCCTGATCAGTTGGGGCATCGCTTTTTTTGAATACTGTTTCATGGTGCCGGCCAACCGCTATGGAGCCCAGGAAGGGTTCAACGGCTTTCAGCTGAAGACAATACAGGAAGTGATCACCCTCACTGTTTTCAGCGTTTTCGCCGTGTTCTTTCTGAAAGAACCGCTTCGCTGGAACTACCTTGTCTCTTTTGTCTTTCTGATCGGCGCCGTGTACTTTATGTTCAAAAAATAA
- a CDS encoding FecR family protein, which produces MLCNNDMEQERIWLLLGRKVSGEATMAELRELEELLVQYPEMRYQVSVLGNLPVPVAAPGWTEKTELALEKHMVRLGDDLAATELLAEGITRHRKSRAGVLVALSTLVVVLAGYCVFLLSSKTTHKVPAEIAEIQTRNGSRSRATLPDGTEVWLNGGSRITYQRDMNTQQKREVFLSGEAFFKVARDAENPFVVKTSRMAVNVLGTAFNIKAYPNEEQTETSLISGSVEVVPADDQQHRVQLQPNQKFIIRHTQDGNARPTLGYSMEQVKANGQDDLINETAWCDNVLVFDNENFGSVALKMERWFGVKVYLTDKKLKAYRFTGTFKNESLPQILEALKVTSSFRCEVKGNEVFINQ; this is translated from the coding sequence ATGCTTTGTAACAACGACATGGAACAGGAAAGAATTTGGTTATTGCTGGGAAGAAAGGTATCGGGCGAGGCCACTATGGCTGAATTGCGCGAACTGGAGGAGTTGTTGGTGCAATATCCGGAGATGCGGTACCAGGTGTCGGTGCTCGGCAATTTGCCTGTACCGGTAGCTGCGCCGGGATGGACGGAGAAAACAGAACTGGCCCTGGAGAAACACATGGTCCGGCTTGGCGATGACCTGGCGGCCACGGAATTGCTGGCGGAGGGCATTACCCGTCACCGGAAAAGCAGGGCAGGGGTATTGGTGGCTTTGTCCACATTGGTCGTGGTACTGGCAGGGTATTGTGTTTTCCTCCTGAGCAGCAAAACTACCCATAAAGTGCCGGCGGAAATAGCCGAGATCCAGACCCGGAACGGTTCCCGTTCCCGTGCCACCCTGCCGGACGGCACAGAGGTATGGCTCAACGGTGGTAGCCGCATAACCTACCAGCGTGATATGAACACGCAACAAAAGCGGGAAGTGTTCCTCTCCGGAGAAGCCTTCTTTAAAGTGGCCAGGGATGCGGAAAACCCGTTCGTGGTGAAGACCAGCCGCATGGCAGTCAATGTATTGGGCACTGCTTTTAATATCAAAGCGTATCCCAACGAAGAACAAACAGAAACGTCCCTGATCTCCGGATCAGTGGAAGTAGTGCCGGCAGATGACCAGCAACACAGGGTACAACTGCAGCCCAACCAGAAATTTATTATCAGACATACACAGGACGGCAATGCCAGACCTACACTGGGTTACAGCATGGAACAAGTGAAGGCGAACGGGCAGGACGACCTGATCAATGAAACTGCCTGGTGTGATAATGTGCTGGTTTTCGACAATGAAAATTTTGGCTCCGTAGCACTGAAAATGGAACGCTGGTTTGGTGTGAAGGTTTATCTGACGGATAAGAAGCTGAAGGCGTACCGGTTTACCGGTACTTTCAAAAATGAATCACTGCCTCAGATTTTGGAGGCGCTGAAGGTTACATCATCTTTCCGTTGCGAGGTAAAAGGCAACGAGGTATTTATCAACCAGTAG
- a CDS encoding RagB/SusD family nutrient uptake outer membrane protein, with product MLQRYKHIAWVLIAALITGCGKDFLNQDPTAATETRHAIKDLAGLRAAINGVYSLMQNENYYGRAMLLLPDLRGDNEYISVLNSNRYRNLDQFIVTANDQYITDTWNQLYAVVANANMIIQKGPSVLLAPSAADSTEAVGIVAEAYAVRGLVFFDIARLYAQAYNYTPDAMHMGIPLAITTDVDVVQSPSRSSVKDTYVQIIKDLSQSIRLFNDSKNTAFSSGRINLYSARALLARVLLYKGDWEGAEAAASQVISSSKYSLLATDKVVSDFNQTGNSETIFEIINTPVDNRSTDALSFMFSQAGYGDVLATDDVRGIYDDKDVRLGFLKRDKRAGNGGENPANIITKYKDVTNFSESIKVMRLAELYLVRAEALARLGREEDARQALNNIVLRANPGTAPVTAGGKALLDAIALERRKELAFEGHRLFDLARTGTPFVKYLASNRTITVALPGPKIILPIPQRELDANPNIRHQQNEGYN from the coding sequence ATGTTGCAACGATATAAACATATTGCCTGGGTCCTGATAGCTGCACTGATCACCGGTTGCGGTAAGGATTTCCTTAACCAGGACCCAACGGCAGCAACGGAAACACGCCATGCCATTAAAGACCTGGCAGGCCTCAGGGCCGCCATTAACGGGGTGTATTCACTGATGCAAAATGAAAACTATTACGGACGCGCCATGTTACTGTTGCCCGACCTGCGGGGTGACAATGAATACATCAGTGTTCTCAACAGTAACAGGTACCGTAATCTGGACCAGTTTATCGTGACGGCCAACGACCAGTACATCACCGATACCTGGAACCAGCTGTATGCCGTGGTAGCCAATGCCAACATGATCATACAAAAAGGCCCTTCAGTGCTGCTGGCGCCATCTGCCGCAGACAGCACCGAAGCCGTGGGGATTGTGGCCGAAGCTTACGCCGTGCGCGGACTGGTGTTCTTTGATATCGCCCGGTTGTACGCCCAGGCATATAACTACACGCCGGACGCCATGCATATGGGTATCCCACTGGCCATCACCACAGATGTGGACGTGGTACAGTCGCCATCCCGCAGCAGTGTGAAAGACACCTACGTGCAGATCATCAAAGACCTAAGCCAGTCCATCCGTCTTTTCAACGACAGTAAGAACACCGCATTCAGCTCAGGTCGGATCAACCTGTACAGCGCACGGGCCTTGCTTGCGAGGGTGCTGCTTTACAAAGGCGACTGGGAAGGTGCGGAAGCCGCCGCCAGCCAGGTGATCAGCAGCAGTAAATACAGCCTGCTGGCTACAGATAAGGTAGTGAGCGATTTTAACCAGACCGGCAACAGCGAAACGATCTTTGAAATCATCAATACCCCGGTTGACAACCGCAGTACGGACGCACTGAGCTTTATGTTCAGCCAGGCAGGCTACGGAGACGTACTGGCCACGGACGACGTAAGAGGGATATATGACGATAAGGATGTCCGCCTGGGATTTTTGAAAAGAGATAAACGGGCTGGTAACGGCGGGGAGAATCCTGCCAATATCATCACGAAATATAAAGACGTCACCAATTTTTCGGAAAGCATTAAAGTGATGCGGCTTGCAGAGCTGTACCTGGTCCGGGCGGAAGCCCTTGCCCGCCTTGGCAGGGAGGAAGATGCCCGGCAGGCGCTCAACAATATCGTATTGCGGGCCAATCCGGGAACGGCACCGGTAACAGCCGGCGGGAAAGCGCTGCTGGATGCCATCGCACTGGAAAGGCGCAAAGAGCTTGCCTTTGAAGGACACCGGCTTTTTGACCTCGCCCGCACCGGGACACCCTTTGTAAAATACCTGGCTAGTAACAGAACCATCACCGTGGCACTGCCCGGTCCAAAAATAATCTTACCCATCCCTCAAAGGGAGCTGGATGCCAATCCGAATATACGCCACCAGCAAAACGAAGGATACAACTAA
- a CDS encoding carboxypeptidase-like regulatory domain-containing protein, with protein MKKTITGMLALAAMVVGMSSFKSADATTVRSLDSASVKMDSLMSVDSVARFDSLSIGVDSLMGLDSIASIDSIAGIDSVARIDSFARVDSFSRVDSFSRVDSVSRMDSLFRNDSLRMDSVKGMDSLRTVDGGSISGKVTPADGAAEVEADNGSEKLKGAVSQGAFAIPAAKAGTYTITIVGKSPYKSAVIKDVKVENGKATDLGEIKLEQ; from the coding sequence ATGAAAAAAACAATCACAGGAATGCTCGCTTTAGCTGCAATGGTAGTAGGGATGTCTTCGTTTAAAAGTGCTGATGCAACGACTGTTAGGTCTTTGGATAGTGCTTCAGTTAAGATGGACTCACTGATGTCTGTTGACTCAGTGGCGCGTTTTGATTCCCTGTCTATCGGGGTGGATTCGCTGATGGGACTGGATTCCATTGCCAGCATTGATTCTATTGCCGGTATTGATTCTGTCGCCCGCATTGATTCCTTTGCCCGCGTAGATTCTTTCTCCCGTGTTGATTCCTTCTCCCGTGTTGATTCTGTGTCCAGAATGGACTCACTCTTCCGTAACGATTCCCTGCGTATGGATTCCGTAAAAGGTATGGATTCTCTCCGTACTGTAGATGGCGGTTCCATCAGCGGTAAAGTTACACCTGCCGACGGCGCTGCTGAAGTAGAAGCGGACAACGGCAGTGAAAAACTGAAAGGTGCCGTTTCACAAGGCGCTTTCGCAATTCCGGCTGCCAAAGCTGGTACTTACACCATCACCATCGTTGGTAAATCGCCTTACAAAAGCGCAGTTATCAAGGATGTAAAAGTGGAAAATGGTAAAGCTACCGATCTTGGCGAAATCAAGCTGGAACAATAA
- a CDS encoding FecR domain-containing protein, with the protein MNKKTDIDIVIRYLEDPDNEQHKQQLNDWIQQDTANLDIFLDMKAMWQGDPLPAASAFDTQNQWLQLNATLETLPSATISAPAATTASRNTRVFQMKARYWWAAAAVLAIGLTWTWLGPGSYKTITTAQNLDSLHLPDGSMVYINAHSTVRYSRTFGKDNRHIKIDKGEAFFDVVKNDALPFTVDAPDVEVEVLGTAFNVKAAKAGVKVFVQSGKVSAAYKSNGSGKKVILTPGQEASLARHGNTIDTRFYKKNNNILAWKTRCLTFDDAPLNEVAAALSDFYNVQVNISNQQLNDKKLLATFPNMPLEEVLDIMRKTLQINITYKDNLVEIY; encoded by the coding sequence ATGAATAAGAAAACTGATATAGATATAGTGATCCGTTACCTGGAAGATCCGGACAACGAGCAGCATAAACAGCAGCTCAATGACTGGATTCAACAGGACACCGCTAATCTGGATATTTTTCTGGATATGAAAGCGATGTGGCAGGGAGATCCTCTTCCGGCAGCATCCGCCTTCGACACCCAGAACCAGTGGCTACAACTAAATGCAACCCTGGAAACCCTGCCATCCGCCACCATCAGCGCTCCTGCCGCTACCACAGCCTCCCGCAATACCCGCGTCTTTCAGATGAAAGCCCGCTACTGGTGGGCAGCTGCGGCCGTGCTCGCGATTGGCCTTACCTGGACCTGGCTGGGACCCGGCAGCTATAAAACCATTACCACCGCTCAAAACCTCGATAGCCTCCACCTTCCGGACGGCTCTATGGTATATATTAATGCACACAGCACCGTACGTTACTCCCGCACTTTTGGTAAAGACAACCGTCATATCAAAATAGACAAGGGCGAAGCCTTCTTTGACGTCGTGAAAAATGATGCCCTCCCCTTCACTGTAGACGCCCCCGATGTGGAAGTTGAAGTGCTGGGCACCGCTTTCAACGTGAAAGCAGCCAAAGCCGGCGTAAAAGTATTTGTTCAGTCCGGGAAAGTAAGTGCCGCCTATAAAAGCAATGGCTCCGGGAAAAAAGTGATCCTGACCCCAGGCCAGGAAGCCTCCCTTGCCCGCCACGGCAACACGATCGATACCCGTTTTTATAAGAAAAACAATAACATTCTCGCCTGGAAAACAAGATGCCTGACCTTCGATGACGCTCCGCTCAACGAAGTAGCAGCCGCCTTGTCCGATTTCTATAACGTACAGGTAAATATCAGCAACCAGCAACTGAATGACAAAAAACTGCTGGCCACCTTCCCCAATATGCCGCTGGAGGAAGTACTGGACATCATGCGGAAAACACTTCAAATCAACATCACCTATAAAGACAATCTGGTAGAAATCTACTAA
- a CDS encoding helix-turn-helix domain-containing protein, with protein MENRHQGARKYSSKIIADVMASITPLESLQVETRFVLAGRIAAVMDGKRMSNKELAARMGKNPSEISRWLSGTHNFTIDTLSEIAIALEVPVVTFFTPAPPRTVRDVRLTVSSGNIPENHASFSPATNVR; from the coding sequence ATGGAAAACAGACATCAGGGCGCCAGGAAATACAGTAGTAAAATTATTGCCGATGTGATGGCCAGCATCACACCGCTGGAAAGCCTGCAGGTGGAAACACGTTTTGTGCTGGCCGGCCGCATTGCCGCAGTCATGGACGGCAAACGTATGTCCAACAAGGAACTGGCCGCCCGGATGGGCAAAAACCCCTCTGAAATTTCCCGCTGGTTAAGCGGAACACATAATTTTACCATTGATACGCTGTCTGAAATAGCCATCGCGCTGGAAGTGCCGGTCGTGACATTCTTTACGCCCGCGCCACCGCGGACCGTGAGGGATGTAAGGCTAACAGTCAGCTCCGGAAATATTCCAGAAAACCATGCTTCATTTTCGCCGGCCACAAACGTGCGCTGA
- a CDS encoding RNA polymerase sigma factor, with protein MREEANIQLLVERIASLGDEQAYKALFRLFYKPLSQFAFSIVKSWESAEEVASDVFLNIWRNRERLLQVQNIRVYLYVSAKNIALNYLNRASRTQHFSLDELEVDVSAGYATPEQIFISGEMIKKIESAINQLPPKRKMIFKLIREDGLKYKEVAQILDISVNTIDVHMAQALKKISEVIHLHFSR; from the coding sequence TTGAGGGAGGAAGCGAATATACAACTGCTGGTGGAGCGCATTGCGTCGCTGGGCGACGAACAGGCCTATAAGGCCTTATTTCGTTTATTCTATAAACCACTCAGCCAGTTTGCCTTCTCCATTGTTAAATCATGGGAGTCGGCAGAAGAAGTTGCCTCCGATGTGTTCCTGAATATCTGGAGAAACAGGGAAAGGCTGCTGCAGGTGCAGAACATTAGAGTATACCTGTACGTCTCTGCTAAAAATATCGCGCTGAACTATCTGAACCGCGCATCCAGAACACAACATTTCAGCCTCGATGAACTGGAGGTGGACGTCAGCGCCGGTTATGCCACACCGGAACAAATATTTATATCCGGCGAAATGATCAAAAAGATTGAGTCGGCCATCAATCAACTCCCACCTAAAAGGAAAATGATCTTTAAACTGATCCGGGAAGACGGCCTGAAATACAAGGAAGTGGCCCAGATACTGGATATCTCAGTGAACACCATTGATGTGCACATGGCGCAGGCATTGAAAAAAATCAGCGAGGTGATACACCTTCATTTCTCCCGTTAA
- a CDS encoding SusC/RagA family TonB-linked outer membrane protein, with the protein MKLVSLIILITSLHITGHVFGQSERISVKADQMPLTRLLKLIEKKSNYRFVYRNDLIPAHIRVTIDLKEEPAEEALRHILQGTGLTYKPLTDGLIAIVPGAQAAIPDIIVSGQVTDISGHALPGVSIRIAGVNKGATTGTDGQFRMMAPPTGTLVCSFIGYEEQKVAISNRSTLNIVLKDDARGLNEVVVVAYGVQTKGSLTGSAVMVNSALYDKAPRSSFQESLQGNVPGLQSTNGSGQPGSVPSIRIRGIGSITAGSTPLYVVDGVPVVTDDLTDFNVNSLAGINSADIASISVLKDAAAASIYGSRAANGVILITTKTGRPGRTRISVSAQQGVNTLTIPKGNYPLNTHEMIELLREGWYNKNDGSGEAGFIRELQARGIDTTVNTNWMNLLTRSGSYTQANLSAAGGTDKTRFYVSGGYYDSKSALRGVDYQRMTGKLNLSNQATDRLSFNVNLSLAYQKANAVGDVGLLANPVRSFARIQPWLRVYNPDGSYDFSYNTSFNPVAVLNEVTRTGAIYGLLAGAGAKYVIIDGLSLESKISLDLNYARSNSFYPPNFGDGRNTNGRAYVNNNLWNNWVSTSILRYQRRWGQHGINTFAGFEAQRTRNTGNNASATNFLPGKSELADASRPEFISSVNAANSLTGVFLNAGYDYQQKYYLSGSIRRDASSRFGAQKRGANFWSVGVAWNIYKEGFMHDIPGINELKLRASYGSNGNQAIDNYASLSLYNPANDYDGKPGYVLGQYPNPYLTWEQNKPFNAGIDFSVLKNRISGTVEYYNRVTSRLLLNVPVSSTNGITTVFRNNGEMRNSGWEVSLSSRNVLPTRPESFSWRTDFNFSTLKNTITRLDNPMTSIYKREVGGDFYQFYLVGYAGADPQTGEALWYTNADKTATTKVYGEAQRFNQGSALPKFYGGITNHFSYKGFELSFQFFYNWGNKVYDNWGSFTESDGSGGFGASSKLSRRIYENRWQHPGDITNIPKVVFGGTQTGLSNQASSRFLYDGSFIRLRDLLLAYNLPQLWLSKAGLTEARVYFRGNNLWMYVKDRQLTMDPEVPVTGDYDQRPPIFKTFLVGVDVNF; encoded by the coding sequence ATGAAACTGGTGTCCCTTATTATTCTGATTACCTCTCTACATATAACAGGTCACGTGTTCGGGCAAAGTGAACGAATATCGGTGAAGGCAGACCAGATGCCACTGACACGCCTGTTAAAGTTGATTGAGAAAAAAAGTAACTATCGTTTCGTATATCGCAACGATCTGATACCCGCGCACATCCGGGTTACAATCGACTTGAAAGAGGAACCAGCAGAGGAAGCCCTCCGGCATATATTGCAGGGAACCGGGCTCACTTACAAACCGCTGACCGATGGCCTTATTGCCATCGTACCCGGTGCACAGGCAGCTATCCCGGATATCATCGTCAGTGGTCAGGTGACCGACATCAGTGGTCACGCGCTGCCAGGGGTAAGCATCCGGATTGCCGGCGTCAATAAAGGCGCAACCACCGGCACTGACGGGCAGTTCCGGATGATGGCCCCTCCAACGGGCACACTGGTTTGCTCGTTTATCGGATACGAGGAACAGAAAGTAGCGATCAGTAACAGATCGACGTTGAATATCGTCCTGAAGGACGACGCCAGAGGACTGAATGAAGTAGTGGTAGTGGCCTATGGCGTTCAAACAAAAGGTTCTTTGACAGGTTCAGCTGTTATGGTTAACTCGGCGTTGTATGACAAGGCCCCCCGTAGCAGCTTCCAGGAAAGTTTACAAGGAAATGTCCCGGGACTTCAATCTACGAATGGTTCCGGCCAACCCGGATCGGTACCCAGTATCCGTATCCGTGGTATAGGCTCTATCACTGCCGGCAGCACCCCGCTCTATGTAGTGGACGGTGTACCGGTAGTGACAGATGACCTCACCGACTTTAATGTGAATTCACTAGCCGGTATCAACAGCGCTGATATCGCCTCCATCTCCGTGCTGAAAGATGCTGCCGCAGCCTCTATCTACGGCTCCCGCGCTGCCAACGGGGTGATACTGATCACCACCAAAACCGGCCGGCCCGGACGCACACGGATCAGCGTCAGCGCACAACAGGGCGTCAATACCCTCACCATCCCCAAAGGCAACTATCCGCTCAATACCCATGAGATGATTGAATTGCTGCGCGAAGGATGGTACAATAAAAATGACGGCAGTGGCGAGGCCGGCTTTATACGCGAATTACAGGCCCGCGGCATAGACACTACCGTCAATACCAACTGGATGAATTTATTGACACGTTCCGGCAGCTACACACAGGCTAATCTCTCCGCTGCCGGCGGTACGGACAAAACCCGCTTTTATGTGTCCGGTGGTTATTATGATTCCAAATCTGCGCTTCGCGGCGTAGACTATCAGCGGATGACCGGAAAACTCAATCTCAGCAATCAGGCTACAGACCGGCTCTCCTTTAACGTCAACCTGTCGTTGGCCTATCAGAAAGCCAATGCAGTAGGAGATGTGGGACTGCTCGCCAACCCGGTACGGTCATTCGCCCGTATACAGCCGTGGCTGAGGGTCTACAACCCTGATGGCTCTTATGATTTTAGTTACAATACCAGTTTCAACCCGGTGGCGGTACTCAACGAAGTAACCCGGACCGGTGCTATCTATGGGCTGCTGGCCGGCGCAGGCGCCAAATACGTCATCATCGACGGCCTGTCGCTCGAATCCAAAATAAGCCTCGATCTTAACTACGCCCGCAGCAACTCTTTCTACCCGCCTAACTTCGGTGATGGCAGAAATACCAATGGCAGGGCTTATGTCAACAACAATCTGTGGAATAACTGGGTGTCCACCAGCATTCTGCGGTACCAGCGCCGCTGGGGCCAACACGGCATTAATACTTTCGCAGGATTTGAAGCACAGCGCACCCGGAATACCGGTAACAACGCTTCTGCCACCAATTTCCTGCCCGGCAAAAGCGAACTCGCTGACGCCTCCAGGCCCGAATTCATTAGTTCGGTCAATGCTGCTAATTCCCTGACAGGCGTATTCCTTAACGCAGGATATGACTATCAGCAAAAATATTATCTCTCCGGCTCCATCAGACGGGATGCCTCTTCCCGGTTTGGCGCACAGAAACGCGGCGCCAATTTCTGGTCTGTCGGCGTAGCCTGGAATATCTATAAAGAAGGCTTCATGCATGATATTCCCGGCATCAATGAATTAAAATTACGTGCTAGCTACGGCAGCAACGGAAACCAGGCAATTGACAACTATGCCTCTTTGTCGCTGTACAATCCGGCTAATGATTATGATGGGAAACCGGGGTATGTGTTAGGACAATACCCCAATCCCTATCTTACATGGGAACAGAACAAACCCTTCAACGCAGGTATCGATTTCTCCGTACTGAAAAATCGTATATCCGGTACCGTTGAATATTACAACCGGGTAACCTCCCGCCTGTTACTGAACGTACCGGTATCATCCACCAACGGGATCACGACAGTATTCCGCAATAATGGCGAAATGCGCAACAGTGGCTGGGAAGTGTCTCTCAGCTCGCGTAACGTACTGCCCACACGCCCGGAATCTTTTTCATGGCGCACGGACTTTAACTTCTCTACCTTAAAGAATACGATCACAAGACTGGACAACCCGATGACGAGTATCTACAAACGGGAAGTCGGCGGTGATTTCTATCAGTTTTATCTCGTGGGATATGCCGGCGCAGATCCGCAGACAGGTGAAGCACTGTGGTATACCAACGCAGATAAAACAGCAACGACCAAAGTATACGGCGAAGCACAGCGGTTCAATCAGGGCAGTGCGCTCCCTAAATTTTATGGAGGCATTACCAACCACTTCAGCTACAAAGGTTTTGAGCTCAGCTTTCAGTTCTTCTATAACTGGGGCAACAAAGTGTACGATAACTGGGGCTCTTTTACGGAATCGGACGGCAGCGGCGGTTTTGGCGCTTCCTCCAAGCTCTCCCGGCGGATTTATGAAAACCGCTGGCAGCACCCGGGAGATATCACCAATATTCCTAAAGTGGTATTTGGCGGTACCCAAACAGGCCTCAGCAACCAGGCCTCTTCCCGCTTTCTGTACGACGGCAGCTTTATCCGCTTAAGAGACCTGCTGCTGGCTTATAACCTGCCTCAGCTATGGCTGTCCAAAGCAGGGCTCACCGAAGCAAGGGTGTATTTCAGGGGCAATAACCTCTGGATGTACGTAAAAGACCGGCAATTGACGATGGATCCGGAAGTGCCTGTGACAGGCGATTATGACCAACGGCCACCGATTTTCAAAACCTTTCTTGTAGGAGTAGACGTTAACTTTTAA
- a CDS encoding RNA polymerase sigma-70 factor has protein sequence MLQLSNDEIVKGIRSRNKVVFEAVFKQFAPSMYNIAFRYVKDEDDANDMVQDVFLNLWKGAENLDERAPINHYLARATVNTCLNRIKKEQRKEVYAKEQLLTASPAETSHSKLEHKELEAQYRSALDKLPEQCRRVFEMSRLKGLSPAEIAEQLNISINTVYAHLTTALKKLRVVLINKE, from the coding sequence ATGTTGCAACTAAGTAACGACGAAATAGTAAAGGGCATCAGAAGCAGGAATAAAGTGGTGTTTGAAGCTGTCTTCAAACAGTTCGCTCCTTCTATGTATAATATTGCCTTTCGCTATGTAAAAGATGAAGATGATGCCAACGATATGGTGCAGGATGTATTCCTCAATTTGTGGAAAGGTGCGGAAAACCTGGATGAGAGGGCCCCTATTAATCATTACCTCGCCCGCGCCACCGTTAACACCTGTCTGAACCGCATCAAAAAAGAACAACGGAAAGAAGTATATGCAAAGGAGCAGTTACTGACAGCCTCTCCTGCCGAGACGTCCCATTCGAAGCTGGAGCATAAGGAGCTGGAAGCCCAGTACCGGTCGGCCCTCGACAAGCTGCCGGAACAATGTCGCCGCGTGTTTGAGATGAGCCGCCTCAAAGGCCTGTCTCCCGCGGAAATAGCGGAACAACTGAACATCTCCATTAATACTGTATATGCGCACCTGACAACCGCATTAAAAAAACTGCGGGTGGTTTTAATTAATAAGGAATAA